A single Bremerella cremea DNA region contains:
- the rpsS gene encoding 30S ribosomal protein S19 produces MSRSLKKGPYVDPNVYKKVAQQEEAGTKDPIKTWARACTIIPEFVGHTFMVHNGKAHLKVYVTEDMVGHKLGEFSPTRTFRGHGADKKKK; encoded by the coding sequence ATGAGCCGATCCCTGAAAAAAGGGCCGTACGTCGACCCTAACGTTTACAAGAAGGTTGCCCAGCAAGAAGAAGCTGGCACCAAAGATCCGATTAAGACCTGGGCACGTGCCTGCACGATCATTCCAGAATTTGTCGGTCATACCTTCATGGTCCACAACGGTAAGGCCCATTTGAAGGTGTATGTCACCGAAGACATGGTCGGTCACAAGTTAGGCGAGTTTTCGCCAACGCGGACTTTCCGTGGTCACGGTGCTGACAAGAAGAAGAAATAA
- the rpsJ gene encoding 30S ribosomal protein S10: MAKEVIRIRMEAYDHSILDQSALDIVDTAKRTHSEVHGPIPLPTRIERYTVLSGPHIDKKARQQFEVRTHKRLIDIVQATAKTIESLNKLNLPAGVDIKIKATTR; encoded by the coding sequence GTGGCGAAAGAAGTTATTCGCATTCGGATGGAAGCTTACGATCACTCGATCTTGGATCAGAGTGCTCTCGATATCGTCGACACGGCGAAGCGGACCCATTCGGAAGTGCATGGTCCCATTCCGTTGCCGACTCGCATTGAGCGATACACCGTTCTGTCGGGCCCGCATATCGATAAGAAGGCACGTCAGCAGTTTGAGGTTCGGACGCACAAGCGTCTGATCGATATCGTTCAGGCGACCGCCAAGACGATTGAATCGCTCAACAAGCTGAACTTGCCAGCTGGTGTCGATATCAAGATCAAGGCAACGACTCGATAG
- the rplW gene encoding 50S ribosomal protein L23, with translation MARPYFKISEDTPNRTLESHQVILRPLVTEKGVQASEDLNQYTFEIAPVATKLDVRRAIEELFDVKVASVKTQSRKGKARRYRFRNGKTRNWKKAIVTLAEDQKIDFY, from the coding sequence ATGGCACGGCCATACTTCAAGATAAGCGAAGATACACCGAACCGCACGCTCGAATCCCACCAGGTGATTCTGCGACCGCTGGTCACTGAAAAAGGTGTTCAAGCTTCGGAAGATTTGAATCAATACACGTTCGAGATCGCGCCGGTTGCCACCAAGTTGGATGTCCGCCGGGCGATTGAAGAGTTGTTCGACGTCAAAGTTGCCAGCGTGAAGACGCAATCGCGGAAGGGCAAGGCTCGCCGTTATCGTTTTCGCAACGGAAAGACCCGAAATTGGAAGAAGGCCATCGTTACTTTGGCTGAAGATCAAAAGATCGACTTCTATTAA
- the rplX gene encoding 50S ribosomal protein L24 yields MHIKVDDTVEIITGADSAGELRGKVLKVFPDKGKVLVEGAAKVYKHIKPSQRNPRGGKLSKEMPIDISNVMLVCTECNKRTKTGAKIKEDGSKVRYCKACNAEIGTLSPAK; encoded by the coding sequence ATGCATATCAAAGTTGACGACACCGTTGAAATCATCACCGGAGCTGACAGCGCTGGCGAACTACGCGGCAAAGTTCTCAAGGTCTTTCCTGATAAGGGTAAGGTCCTCGTTGAAGGTGCCGCGAAAGTTTATAAGCACATCAAGCCCAGCCAACGCAACCCACGCGGCGGTAAGCTTTCGAAGGAAATGCCAATCGACATTTCTAACGTGATGCTGGTTTGCACTGAGTGCAATAAACGCACAAAGACGGGTGCCAAGATCAAAGAGGACGGCAGCAAGGTTCGCTATTGCAAAGCCTGCAATGCCGAAATCGGTACGCTGAGCCCCGCCAAGTAA
- the rplV gene encoding 50S ribosomal protein L22: MFKATHRLARISPRKVRPLADLVRGKLADEALDILRYQPHRGARLLEDVIKSAIGNSQDSEQNEGRTANQGALFVAEARVDGGPIIKRFRPRARGSAFPILKRTCHIHVTLEELQG, from the coding sequence ATGTTCAAAGCGACCCACCGACTGGCACGCATCAGCCCGAGAAAGGTGCGCCCGCTAGCCGATTTGGTGCGTGGCAAACTTGCAGACGAGGCACTGGATATCCTTCGATACCAGCCGCATCGAGGTGCCCGTTTGCTGGAAGATGTCATTAAGAGTGCGATCGGCAACTCGCAAGATTCGGAGCAAAACGAAGGACGCACTGCTAACCAGGGCGCACTGTTTGTTGCCGAAGCTCGCGTGGACGGCGGTCCGATTATTAAGCGATTCCGCCCAAGAGCTCGCGGAAGTGCTTTCCCGATTTTGAAGCGGACCTGTCACATTCACGTCACCCTGGAGGAACTCCAAGGCTAA
- the fusA gene encoding elongation factor G, producing MSRKLESIRNIGVIAHIDAGKTTVTERMLFYSGTSHRVGEVDKGTTTTDFDPEEAERGITIYSACVTFPWKDYTVNLIDTPGHVDFTAEVERCLRVLDGGVVVFSAREGVEAQSETVWRQANRYKVPRIAFINKMDREGADFEAVLAEVERRLKASPVPIQIPVGAGPPHVKDAFRGVIDLIEMKMLHFGEGDGDRTVEVLDIPEDYLDKAQQYRENLLEKLYDLSNELMELSLSEEPIPPKLIREVLREGTLTHKLQPLLCGSALDGIGVQPILDAVTYYLPSPKDVPPVVGVNPAKKNQEEKRSPDPSEPFCGLVFKVLPAKHGDMTWVRVYSGELKPNSRLLNPGRDVKENCAQLWHIQASRKEQVDHVGCGDIVGIIGLRHSVTGDTLCDTRNPILLESINFPETVIGMAIEPESSADRDKLSETLAMMRRQDPTFDAIENKDTGQTIISGMGELHLEVIRHKLLRDFKLNVKVHKPRVSYRETVGKSAKVTGECHRIIQGQQLFAKLQLQVEHVPNQQPSVMVISKCPPDQVPFDLVEAAMEELRSRSVGGGIIGGFPLADLKITILGAEAAEVGSTETAFAIAAGDAFEKGLEAAVPTLLEPIMKLTITTPEEYMGDFVGDIMKRRGEIAKTENRSGDAIIVAHAPLAELFGYSSAMRSLSQGRASSSMEPLKYAPAPPEMIKQFM from the coding sequence ATGTCGCGTAAGCTCGAAAGCATTCGGAATATTGGCGTGATTGCCCATATCGACGCCGGGAAAACTACCGTTACCGAGCGAATGCTCTTTTATAGCGGGACTTCACACCGTGTGGGGGAGGTCGATAAGGGGACCACGACGACCGACTTCGACCCGGAAGAAGCGGAGCGTGGTATTACGATTTACTCCGCGTGCGTGACCTTCCCATGGAAGGACTACACGGTCAATCTGATCGATACCCCGGGTCACGTTGACTTTACGGCCGAGGTCGAACGTTGTTTGCGCGTTCTGGATGGTGGTGTGGTCGTCTTTAGTGCCCGAGAAGGGGTTGAAGCGCAAAGTGAAACCGTTTGGCGTCAAGCCAACCGCTACAAGGTTCCTCGCATCGCGTTCATCAACAAGATGGATCGTGAAGGGGCCGATTTTGAAGCCGTTCTGGCTGAAGTTGAGCGGCGTCTGAAGGCAAGCCCGGTTCCGATTCAAATTCCGGTTGGAGCTGGCCCACCGCATGTGAAAGATGCGTTTCGTGGCGTGATCGATCTGATTGAAATGAAGATGCTGCACTTCGGCGAGGGAGATGGAGATCGCACGGTTGAAGTGCTTGACATCCCGGAAGATTACCTCGACAAGGCACAGCAGTATCGCGAGAACTTACTCGAAAAGCTGTACGATCTCAGCAACGAATTGATGGAGCTAAGCCTCTCGGAAGAGCCGATTCCGCCTAAATTGATTCGCGAAGTCTTGCGCGAAGGCACGCTCACCCATAAGTTGCAGCCACTATTGTGTGGTTCGGCCCTCGATGGAATCGGAGTTCAGCCGATCCTGGATGCGGTTACTTATTACCTGCCGAGCCCGAAGGATGTTCCGCCAGTGGTTGGTGTCAATCCGGCGAAGAAAAACCAGGAGGAAAAGCGCTCGCCAGATCCTAGTGAGCCGTTTTGTGGCTTGGTGTTCAAGGTGCTGCCAGCGAAACACGGCGATATGACCTGGGTGCGTGTTTATTCGGGCGAGCTGAAGCCAAATTCGCGTCTGCTCAACCCAGGCCGCGATGTTAAAGAGAACTGTGCCCAGTTGTGGCATATTCAGGCCTCACGTAAAGAGCAGGTTGATCACGTTGGATGTGGCGACATTGTGGGCATCATAGGTTTGCGCCATTCGGTGACAGGTGACACGCTTTGCGATACGCGAAATCCCATTTTGCTCGAGTCGATTAACTTTCCCGAGACGGTCATCGGGATGGCGATCGAGCCAGAGTCGTCTGCCGATCGGGATAAGCTCTCGGAAACTTTGGCGATGATGCGTCGGCAAGATCCAACGTTTGATGCGATTGAAAACAAGGATACCGGCCAGACAATCATTAGCGGGATGGGCGAATTGCATCTCGAAGTGATTCGTCACAAGTTGCTACGCGATTTCAAGCTGAACGTGAAAGTGCATAAGCCGCGGGTTAGCTACCGGGAAACCGTGGGTAAGTCTGCCAAGGTGACCGGCGAATGTCATCGCATTATTCAGGGGCAGCAGTTGTTTGCTAAGCTGCAGCTGCAGGTCGAGCATGTCCCGAATCAGCAGCCATCGGTGATGGTTATTTCCAAATGTCCGCCCGACCAGGTTCCCTTCGATCTTGTTGAAGCGGCGATGGAAGAGTTGCGAAGCCGGAGTGTCGGTGGTGGCATTATTGGGGGATTCCCTTTGGCGGACCTCAAGATCACGATTCTCGGTGCTGAGGCGGCTGAGGTTGGCTCGACCGAGACGGCTTTCGCAATTGCTGCTGGCGATGCGTTCGAGAAAGGGCTGGAAGCGGCCGTGCCAACCTTGCTCGAACCGATCATGAAGCTGACGATCACAACCCCGGAAGAGTACATGGGGGATTTTGTGGGGGATATCATGAAGCGGCGTGGCGAGATCGCGAAGACCGAAAACCGTTCAGGCGATGCGATTATCGTGGCACATGCCCCGCTGGCCGAGCTGTTTGGGTATTCCAGTGCCATGCGAAGCCTTAGTCAGGGGCGGGCTTCCAGTAGCATGGAGCCACTCAAGTATGCTCCTGCCCCGCCTGAGATGATCAAGCAGTTTATGTAA
- the rpsQ gene encoding 30S ribosomal protein S17, whose translation MPKKVLVGRVTGDKQDKTRRVEIARRIRHPLYGKYYSRRMVCHVHDENNESGLGDRVEIIESRPRSKTKRWELVRIVEKSTEVDVAALKAAREAAAHLQENQEG comes from the coding sequence ATGCCCAAGAAAGTATTGGTCGGTCGCGTGACGGGCGACAAGCAAGATAAGACGCGTCGCGTCGAAATCGCCCGCCGAATTCGTCACCCGCTGTACGGCAAGTACTACTCGCGACGAATGGTCTGCCATGTTCACGACGAGAACAATGAGTCGGGACTGGGAGATCGAGTCGAAATTATTGAAAGCCGACCTCGTAGCAAAACGAAGCGTTGGGAATTGGTGCGAATTGTCGAGAAGAGCACCGAAGTCGACGTGGCTGCGTTGAAAGCCGCCCGTGAAGCGGCTGCTCACTTGCAGGAAAATCAAGAAGGCTAA
- the rplB gene encoding 50S ribosomal protein L2 — protein MGIRKYKPTSAGRRNASVSDFKELTKGAKPEKALLRKLTKTGGRNNQGKITVRHRGGGHKRRFRVIDFRRAKDGVPALVASVQYDPNRSARIALLNYFDGEKRYILCPDGLKAGDKVQSGPEAAPSVGNCLPLKNIPAGTTVHNIEMIPGRGGAMCRSAGSSATLMACEADWAQLSLPSGEIRRVSSRCRATVGRVSNPDHEKVVLGKAGRKRWLGRRPHVRGTAMNPIDHPHGGGEGRTKGGRHPVTPQGKPTKGGATRHRKKASNRSIVRRRRSRRYGLLKLLK, from the coding sequence ATGGGTATCCGAAAATACAAGCCGACTTCAGCTGGGCGTCGTAACGCCTCGGTCAGCGACTTCAAGGAGTTGACCAAGGGTGCGAAGCCTGAGAAGGCGTTGCTCCGCAAGCTTACCAAGACTGGTGGCCGTAATAATCAAGGCAAGATTACGGTTCGTCATCGTGGTGGCGGCCACAAACGCCGCTTCCGCGTGATCGATTTCCGTCGAGCCAAGGATGGTGTGCCGGCATTGGTGGCTTCGGTTCAGTACGATCCAAACCGCAGTGCTCGTATCGCTCTGTTGAACTATTTCGACGGTGAAAAGCGATACATCCTGTGTCCTGATGGTTTGAAGGCCGGCGACAAGGTTCAAAGTGGTCCGGAGGCCGCACCTTCGGTTGGCAACTGCTTGCCCCTGAAGAATATCCCCGCCGGTACAACCGTTCATAATATTGAAATGATTCCCGGTCGCGGCGGTGCAATGTGCCGCAGTGCTGGTAGCTCGGCTACGTTGATGGCTTGCGAAGCCGATTGGGCTCAGTTGTCTCTACCATCCGGCGAAATTCGCCGTGTGTCGAGTCGCTGCCGAGCCACTGTTGGTCGCGTTAGCAATCCTGATCACGAGAAGGTGGTCTTGGGTAAAGCTGGCCGTAAGCGTTGGCTGGGTCGTCGTCCACATGTTCGTGGTACCGCGATGAACCCGATCGATCACCCGCACGGTGGTGGTGAAGGTCGTACCAAGGGTGGTCGCCATCCGGTGACCCCGCAAGGTAAGCCGACCAAGGGTGGTGCAACGCGTCATCGCAAGAAGGCTTCGAACCGCTCGATCGTTCGCCGACGTCGTTCGCGTCGCTACGGTCTGCTTAAGTTGTTGAAGTAA
- the rplC gene encoding 50S ribosomal protein L3: MTQIYTESGEVIPVTVVQAGPCHVLQVRTLERDGYEAVQVGYGDKPRRLAIRSERGHVAPLSSKRSKKLAAAGGEASAKAGCEPKRFIREFRGSTEGFEVGQEIGIGVLAETVRVDVIATSRGRGYAGVMKRHNFAGQRATHGVKKVHRHSGGTGCSAYPSRTFKGLKMSGQYGNAKVTTRNLKVVKVDEENGVLLLNGAVPGPNGGYVIIRETNMVR, from the coding sequence ATGACCCAGATCTATACAGAGTCTGGGGAAGTAATCCCGGTAACGGTCGTTCAAGCAGGCCCGTGTCACGTGCTTCAGGTGCGAACCTTGGAGCGTGATGGTTACGAGGCAGTTCAGGTTGGATATGGGGATAAGCCTCGCCGTTTGGCGATTCGTAGCGAGCGTGGTCATGTTGCTCCTCTCTCGAGCAAGCGATCTAAGAAGTTGGCTGCTGCAGGCGGCGAAGCTTCCGCTAAAGCAGGCTGTGAGCCAAAGCGATTTATTCGCGAATTTCGTGGTTCGACGGAAGGTTTTGAAGTCGGTCAAGAAATTGGAATTGGTGTTCTCGCCGAGACTGTCCGCGTCGATGTGATCGCCACCAGCCGTGGTCGTGGTTATGCCGGTGTGATGAAGCGGCATAACTTCGCCGGTCAGCGTGCAACGCACGGTGTGAAGAAGGTTCATCGTCATTCAGGCGGTACCGGTTGCAGTGCTTACCCAAGCCGTACTTTCAAAGGCTTGAAGATGAGCGGCCAGTATGGCAACGCCAAGGTCACCACTCGTAATTTGAAGGTGGTCAAGGTTGACGAAGAAAACGGCGTGCTGCTTTTGAATGGTGCCGTGCCTGGCCCCAACGGTGGTTACGTGATCATCCGTGAAACCAACATGGTTCGCTAA
- the rpsC gene encoding 30S ribosomal protein S3, with the protein MGQKVNPIAFRTGVMIGWKSKWFASKRDFPGLLLEDKKIRGFIQKHPDQRIRQKYRNAGIDKIEIERTRDEVRVTMFVARPGLIIGQKGQEVEKLQEELQNLVGRRINLKVEEVGRPELRAQLVAEDIADQLAKRASFRRTMKRAIESTMEAGARGIKIQMAGRLGGAEMARREKQIEGSIPLSTLRAKIDYGFTEARTPQGHIGVQVWINNGFYEGDDSDGYDAQASEAPKKPKKTYKR; encoded by the coding sequence ATGGGACAAAAAGTTAATCCAATTGCGTTTCGTACCGGTGTGATGATCGGGTGGAAAAGCAAATGGTTTGCGTCGAAGCGTGATTTTCCGGGCCTTTTGTTGGAAGACAAGAAGATCCGGGGCTTCATCCAAAAGCATCCTGATCAACGCATTCGTCAGAAGTACCGCAACGCTGGTATCGACAAGATTGAAATCGAACGAACGCGTGACGAAGTTCGCGTGACTATGTTCGTTGCCCGGCCTGGTCTGATCATTGGTCAGAAGGGTCAGGAAGTCGAGAAGTTGCAGGAAGAACTCCAAAATTTGGTTGGCCGCCGTATCAACCTGAAGGTTGAAGAAGTCGGTCGTCCAGAGCTTCGAGCTCAGCTGGTCGCGGAAGATATTGCGGACCAGTTGGCCAAGCGTGCCAGCTTCCGTCGCACGATGAAGCGTGCGATCGAAAGCACCATGGAGGCCGGTGCCCGAGGCATCAAAATCCAAATGGCTGGTCGTCTTGGTGGTGCGGAAATGGCTCGCCGAGAAAAACAAATTGAAGGATCGATTCCTTTGAGCACCTTGCGAGCGAAGATCGATTACGGCTTCACCGAAGCACGTACACCGCAGGGCCACATCGGGGTTCAGGTCTGGATTAATAACGGTTTTTACGAAGGGGACGACTCCGATGGCTATGATGCCCAGGCGAGTGAAGCACCGAAAAAGCCAAAGAAGACGTATAAAAGGTAA
- the rpmC gene encoding 50S ribosomal protein L29: MKASELREMSDDQLQANLNNAMETLFRLRVQSQTERLDAPSEVAKNRKLVARIKTIQHERAAAAST, translated from the coding sequence ATGAAAGCAAGTGAATTGCGAGAAATGAGCGACGACCAGCTCCAGGCAAACCTGAACAATGCCATGGAAACGCTGTTTCGTTTGCGAGTTCAATCCCAGACGGAACGTTTGGATGCCCCTAGCGAAGTGGCCAAAAACCGCAAGCTAGTTGCCCGCATCAAGACGATCCAACACGAACGTGCCGCCGCGGCCAGCACCTAA
- the rplN gene encoding 50S ribosomal protein L14, producing MIQQETRLAVADNTGAKQVMCIKVLGGTRKRTAGLGDVIICSVKEVVPGADVKKKAVVRAVIVRCKKSTRRPDGSYIRFDRNAVVLIDKDNNPRGTRIFGAVARELRDRKFMKIVSLASEVV from the coding sequence ATGATTCAACAAGAAACAAGACTGGCCGTCGCCGACAACACCGGAGCGAAGCAAGTCATGTGCATTAAGGTTCTCGGAGGAACGCGAAAGCGTACCGCTGGCCTTGGTGACGTGATTATCTGCTCCGTTAAAGAGGTCGTGCCTGGTGCGGACGTGAAAAAGAAAGCAGTCGTTCGGGCTGTGATCGTTCGCTGCAAGAAATCGACTCGCCGCCCAGACGGAAGCTATATCCGTTTTGATCGTAACGCGGTGGTCCTGATCGATAAAGATAACAATCCGCGTGGCACACGTATTTTCGGTGCTGTTGCCCGTGAACTGCGTGATCGCAAGTTCATGAAGATTGTCAGTTTGGCGAGCGAGGTGGTCTAA
- the rpsL gene encoding 30S ribosomal protein S12, with protein sequence MPTINQLIRRPRKKKRKFSKSPVLDKCPQKRGVCLQVRTMTPKKPNSALRKIARVRLSNQKEVTVYIPGEGHSLQEHSIVLVRGGRVRDLPGVRYQVVRGALDALGVNGRKQSRSRYGAKKS encoded by the coding sequence ATGCCTACCATTAATCAGCTTATTCGACGTCCGCGGAAGAAGAAACGTAAGTTTTCCAAGTCTCCCGTTTTGGACAAGTGCCCGCAGAAGCGTGGTGTCTGTTTGCAGGTTCGCACGATGACCCCCAAGAAGCCGAACTCGGCTTTGCGGAAGATTGCTCGTGTGCGGCTGTCAAATCAGAAGGAAGTCACCGTGTACATCCCCGGTGAAGGCCACAGCTTGCAGGAGCACTCGATCGTGCTGGTTCGCGGTGGTCGTGTTCGCGATCTTCCTGGTGTGCGTTACCAGGTCGTTCGTGGTGCTCTCGATGCGTTGGGCGTCAACGGTCGTAAGCAGTCGCGCAGCCGCTACGGTGCCAAGAAGAGCTAG
- the rplD gene encoding 50S ribosomal protein L4: MVSLPIFDKSGKEVGKYELDPAEIAPSINKQLLHDAVVMYQANLRQGTHRTKTRAEVAGSTKKMYRQKGTGNARAGSKRSGVRRGGGHIFAIRPRDYSYRLNKKALKIATRMAIASKIQGEQVVVVDDFAQSEIKTKNVAGALKAMGVYGQKVAIALDKYDPIFYRSARNIEGVSVSPVTELNAYTVLRPRKLVITKAALDSLRNGSKSE, encoded by the coding sequence ATGGTGAGTTTGCCCATATTTGACAAGAGCGGAAAGGAAGTCGGCAAGTACGAGCTTGATCCGGCTGAAATCGCTCCGTCGATTAACAAGCAGTTGCTGCACGATGCCGTCGTGATGTACCAGGCGAATCTTCGCCAAGGTACTCACCGTACCAAGACACGTGCCGAAGTAGCTGGTTCGACAAAGAAGATGTATCGCCAAAAGGGTACCGGTAACGCACGTGCCGGTTCCAAGCGAAGCGGTGTTCGCCGTGGTGGTGGTCATATCTTCGCGATTCGTCCTCGTGACTATTCGTATCGCTTGAATAAGAAGGCGTTGAAGATTGCCACTCGCATGGCCATCGCCAGTAAGATTCAAGGAGAACAAGTAGTTGTTGTGGATGATTTCGCTCAAAGTGAAATCAAGACGAAGAATGTTGCCGGTGCCCTGAAAGCTATGGGCGTTTACGGCCAGAAGGTTGCGATCGCACTCGATAAGTACGATCCGATTTTCTATCGCAGTGCTCGCAACATTGAAGGTGTTTCGGTCAGTCCAGTTACTGAACTCAACGCTTACACGGTACTTCGCCCACGCAAGCTCGTCATTACCAAGGCTGCTCTCGATAGCCTGCGTAATGGCTCGAAGAGTGAGTAG
- the rpsG gene encoding 30S ribosomal protein S7 encodes MGRITASRETLKPDPRYKSILASKFINCLMQDGKKTTAQEVFYGAMDELKKRVPDEEPIDVFTQAVENVKPHVEVRSKRVGGAAYQVPMQVNRTRQQSLAIRWLLLAVREKKGRPAHLKLADELYSAYNREGTAYTRRENVHRMADANKAFSHFAW; translated from the coding sequence ATGGGTCGAATCACTGCCAGTCGCGAAACGTTGAAGCCAGATCCTCGGTATAAGTCGATCTTGGCCAGCAAGTTTATTAACTGCCTGATGCAGGACGGCAAGAAAACGACCGCCCAGGAAGTTTTTTACGGTGCCATGGACGAGCTGAAGAAGCGCGTCCCAGATGAAGAGCCAATTGATGTCTTCACGCAAGCCGTCGAAAACGTGAAGCCGCACGTCGAAGTTCGCTCGAAGCGAGTCGGTGGTGCTGCTTATCAGGTGCCTATGCAGGTCAATCGCACACGTCAACAGTCGTTGGCGATTCGCTGGCTGTTATTGGCCGTTCGCGAAAAGAAGGGGCGTCCTGCTCACTTGAAGTTGGCAGATGAACTGTATTCTGCTTACAACCGTGAAGGCACTGCCTATACCCGTCGTGAAAACGTTCATCGTATGGCGGACGCGAATAAGGCCTTCTCGCACTTCGCCTGGTAA
- the rplP gene encoding 50S ribosomal protein L16, translating to MKHRKSQRRRIKGNATRGNTVVLGDFGLQSTQAGHITAQTIEAGRIAAQQYVRGIGKLYIRIFPHKSVTARPLETRMGKGKGEPDRWVATVKPGTVMYELKGVTEQQAKICFARLAHKMPVRCRFVRRRPDLETTEASA from the coding sequence GTGAAGCACCGAAAAAGCCAAAGAAGACGTATAAAAGGTAACGCCACTCGTGGCAATACCGTCGTCCTCGGCGATTTTGGACTTCAATCCACACAAGCGGGTCACATCACCGCTCAGACGATCGAAGCGGGTCGTATTGCTGCTCAGCAGTATGTCCGTGGTATCGGTAAGTTGTACATCCGGATTTTCCCCCACAAGTCAGTAACGGCTCGCCCGTTGGAGACTCGTATGGGTAAGGGTAAAGGTGAGCCTGACCGTTGGGTTGCCACCGTGAAACCCGGAACCGTGATGTACGAATTAAAGGGTGTAACCGAACAGCAGGCAAAGATTTGCTTTGCTCGTTTGGCACACAAGATGCCGGTTCGATGCCGCTTCGTACGACGTCGACCCGACCTGGAAACAACCGAGGCGTCGGCTTAA